GGGTGTTCCAGCCTCGAGGACATTTGGCCCGGAGCAGAGGTACGATACTTGGATGCTGGTCATGTGAGCGCCTACGTCCTGCACCAGAAACTATTCAGGTGGGCATACACGTTTCTCCATATTGCTAAATCGAATTCTAAGCGATTTACGCTCTTTTCAGATCCTGCATTATTGAGGCTTTCGAGAGGGCGAAGAAAATCTATGAAAAAGACGTGGGCGAAGGCCTGAAATGTGATATTACCTATGAGCAGTTGATGAAGAGATATGACAAAAATATTCAGTAAATATAAGTTAgaatattaaaacataatGATGAATATGTTGCCATTTAAAGAAAAGGTCTAGTAAATTGTACAACATgtagtattttatttaagggGGGAATAGTTTTTGAGTTGAATATTAAATACGacctaaataaataatattaaatataatatttaaataaatataaccgTCATCAGCTTGCGCTAAATAGTTCaaaaatagaatttatatttgcaaattataataaaaaaaaacctttaaaaaaaagtacCGGTAAAATAAGGCTAAGCTTTTTTCATTGGAAGTTAAGAACTTTTTGTTCTCGAAGCTTGGTCACACTGGTgcttagcttttgtttttgttgactgaattaaataaagaaattgcAATATAATGGATCCGGTAGTACTTGTTTTATCCTACGGAGCAGTGCCTCCACTGGAAATAGTCGAAAGTAAGACTAGTTAATTGAATAAGTACCGAGAGTTCAACCAACTGcttaattttgcattttgacGCTGTGACAGCTTTGTTTATTAGTGTTCAAGTCGAGACTATAAATTTATGAGTAATGCATGCTAATTAAATGTTTCCATTTTGTTGACATGAACAGTACAAGTTCCTAAAAGTATTAGGGATTGTTTTTGAAAAACCAGATGCTTCATAATTACTACCAACTTCAAACTATAAACTAATCTAATGTTCGTTACAGACATTTTATCCGAAGTCAACCAATCGAAGGAGTCAGCTTCAACGGAGTGCTCACTTAATTGCTATAAATGCATCATTAAAACCAAGTATTATGACACTTCTATCAACTTAATTCCATTTTCCGGAAAACTAGAAGCTGTTCCCGAGAAAATTCTCCAAGCAACCGAGGCGCTAATCATTTACTTTGACTCAAAAGATGTGAGTGtttttaaaaagcaattataatagcatatataaataatattaccATTACTTGCAGACTTCCTTTATCGACACAATTCCCAAGACGTTAGCGAAGAACGAACAGATTCAGTTGGGCTTTCTGCTTACGTCCTCCACTTCAGATGAAGGTGGACTGTCCTTCGGAGAAATAAAGGAGAAAACGAACTTCTTCTTCGACATAATCACATTGAAAAGCAATGCTGAGAGTGATTCAGATGAACCTGAAAAGGACTACGAGGAAGTTGTTGAGGGCTTAAAGAACGTCGTTTGGTCCAATGTCAAGTTTGGTTCTGGTAGGTGTACCTATGATTTGGATTGAGAAGCCAATAATCCATTTCCACTTATTGATTTTCAGAACACAAAGAAGAAATTAGTGCCGACGAGCTGGACAGTCAGCTGAAGGACTTTGAAAACTTACTCCTCACTGCGCAAAACCTACGTAACGATACGAGCCTCACTCGAGAACAATTTCTGGATCGAGCTGAGCAGTTTGCCGGCATAGTTTCCTCTATTTTAAACGACAATGATAGCGACTAACTGATACCCAACTAAGTGTACTGTTTGTtatcataaataaaagtaaataaattgtaaattttaaGATTTGGTCCGtattatttgtttagtttGGTGCTTTAGCCAGTCTAAATACAAACAGGAttatgttaaatatatttggtttattattaaaaGCGGTACATATTTTTTTGCCGAAATAACAAGGTATAAAACGTTGTTTATTTGCTAATG
This portion of the Drosophila santomea strain STO CAGO 1482 chromosome 3L, Prin_Dsan_1.1, whole genome shotgun sequence genome encodes:
- the LOC120448008 gene encoding uncharacterized protein LOC120448008, producing the protein MDPVVLVLSYGAVPPLEIVENILSEVNQSKESASTECSLNCYKCIIKTKYYDTSINLIPFSGKLEAVPEKILQATEALIIYFDSKDTSFIDTIPKTLAKNEQIQLGFLLTSSTSDEGGLSFGEIKEKTNFFFDIITLKSNAESDSDEPEKDYEEVVEGLKNVVWSNVKFGSEHKEEISADELDSQLKDFENLLLTAQNLRNDTSLTREQFLDRAEQFAGIVSSILNDNDSD